One window of Pieris napi chromosome 14, ilPieNapi1.2, whole genome shotgun sequence genomic DNA carries:
- the LOC125056159 gene encoding metallophosphoesterase 1-like isoform X1 has translation MRSIYKRRLFLCFNKIFPQFLVGLFFIYVYCEYLIYYVTQLQCRWPTVDKNIMKNEKPVYAMVLADIHLLGSKNGHWLDKERREWQMHRAFQTAMTLHNPELVFILGDIFDEGNWSSQKEFNEYVERFKKLFEIPKGTTLYVVAGNHDIGFHYKITPQLSNRFEVELNAPPVRLISIRGNHFILINSMAMEGDGCSLCSRAVAELEKIADTLKCSSGSTLCKGKTKVAKYSRPILMQHYPLYRESDSVCTESDAPLSRRNLFEERWDCLSKESTEYLIESLLPRAAFGAHTHNSCLIRHSLVPRPEHKIEFVEYTVPSFSWRNRLDPKYYLLTVTPYEVKVAKCELTREVTIQVTAVLLILALVVYIQYYNTRSYRHLSDKQV, from the exons ATGCGATCAATTTATAAACGAAGGTTGttcttatgttttaataaaatatttccgcAGTTTCTTgtaggtttattttttatatatgtttactgtgaatatttaatttactacgTTACACAACTACAA tgtAGATGGCCTACCgtagacaaaaatattatgaagaaCGAAAAGCCAGTTTATGCCATGGTTCTTGCAGACATTCATCTCCTGGGTTCAAAAAACGGACATTGGTTAGACAAAGAGCGGCGAGAGTGGCAAATGCATCGCGCATTTCAAACTGCTATGACCTTACATAATCCTGAACtggtatttattttag GTGACATATTTGATGAGGGAAACTGGAGTTCTCAAAAGGAGTTTAATGAATATGTGGaaaggtttaaaaaattatttgaaattccCAAAGGCACTACTTTGTACGTGGTAGCTGGAAATCATGACATAGGCTTTCATTATAA GATAACTCCACAATTATCAAATAGGTTTGAAGTTGAGCTTAATGCACCACCAGTCAGGTTAATTAGTATCAGAGGAAATCATTTCATTCTCATTAATTCTATGGCCATGGAGGGTGATGGATGTAGTCTATGCTCGAGAGCAGTTGCAGAGCTTGAGAAAATTGCAG ATACCCTCAAGTGCAGTAGCGGGTCAACATTATGTAAAGGAAAAACGAAGGTAGCAAAGTATAGCAGACCAATATTGATGCAA CATTACCCACTATACAGAGAATCAGATAGCGTATGTACTGAGTCAGACGCACCTTTATCCAGAAGAAATCTCTTCGAAGAACGTTGGGATTGTCTTTCAAAAGAGTCCACTGAGTATCTCATTGAGAGTTTATTGCCTCGAGCGGCGTTTGGTGCGCATACGCACAATAGTTGTTTGATACGTCACAGTTTAGTGCCCAGACCGGAGCATAAAATAGAGTTTGTTGAATATACAGTACCTTCGTTTTCGTGGAGGAATAGATTGGATCCGAAGTATTATTTG cTAACCGTAACCCCGTACGAGGTAAAGGTGGCCAAGTGCGAGTTGACCCGAGAGGTAACAATTCAGGTCACGGCTGTGCTCCTAATTCTTGCTCTAGTCGTCTATATACAATACTACAATACGAGGTCTTACAGGCATCT
- the LOC125056159 gene encoding metallophosphoesterase 1-like isoform X5, whose amino-acid sequence MRSIYKRRLFLCFNKIFPQFLVGLFFIYVYCEYLIYYVTQLQCRWPTVDKNIMKNEKPVYAMVLADIHLLGSKNGHWLDKERREWQMHRAFQTAMTLHNPELVFILGDIFDEGNWSSQKEFNEYVERFKKLFEIPKGTTLYVVAGNHDIGFHYKITPQLSNRFEVELNAPPVRLISIRGNHFILINSMAMEGDGCSLCSRAVAELEKIADTLKCSSGSTLCKGKTKVAKYSRPILMQLTVTPYEVKVAKCELTREVTIQVTAVLLILALVVYIQYYNTRSYRHLSDKQV is encoded by the exons ATGCGATCAATTTATAAACGAAGGTTGttcttatgttttaataaaatatttccgcAGTTTCTTgtaggtttattttttatatatgtttactgtgaatatttaatttactacgTTACACAACTACAA tgtAGATGGCCTACCgtagacaaaaatattatgaagaaCGAAAAGCCAGTTTATGCCATGGTTCTTGCAGACATTCATCTCCTGGGTTCAAAAAACGGACATTGGTTAGACAAAGAGCGGCGAGAGTGGCAAATGCATCGCGCATTTCAAACTGCTATGACCTTACATAATCCTGAACtggtatttattttag GTGACATATTTGATGAGGGAAACTGGAGTTCTCAAAAGGAGTTTAATGAATATGTGGaaaggtttaaaaaattatttgaaattccCAAAGGCACTACTTTGTACGTGGTAGCTGGAAATCATGACATAGGCTTTCATTATAA GATAACTCCACAATTATCAAATAGGTTTGAAGTTGAGCTTAATGCACCACCAGTCAGGTTAATTAGTATCAGAGGAAATCATTTCATTCTCATTAATTCTATGGCCATGGAGGGTGATGGATGTAGTCTATGCTCGAGAGCAGTTGCAGAGCTTGAGAAAATTGCAG ATACCCTCAAGTGCAGTAGCGGGTCAACATTATGTAAAGGAAAAACGAAGGTAGCAAAGTATAGCAGACCAATATTGATGCAA cTAACCGTAACCCCGTACGAGGTAAAGGTGGCCAAGTGCGAGTTGACCCGAGAGGTAACAATTCAGGTCACGGCTGTGCTCCTAATTCTTGCTCTAGTCGTCTATATACAATACTACAATACGAGGTCTTACAGGCATCT
- the LOC125056159 gene encoding metallophosphoesterase 1 homolog isoform X2: MRSIYKRRWPTVDKNIMKNEKPVYAMVLADIHLLGSKNGHWLDKERREWQMHRAFQTAMTLHNPELVFILGDIFDEGNWSSQKEFNEYVERFKKLFEIPKGTTLYVVAGNHDIGFHYKITPQLSNRFEVELNAPPVRLISIRGNHFILINSMAMEGDGCSLCSRAVAELEKIADTLKCSSGSTLCKGKTKVAKYSRPILMQHYPLYRESDSVCTESDAPLSRRNLFEERWDCLSKESTEYLIESLLPRAAFGAHTHNSCLIRHSLVPRPEHKIEFVEYTVPSFSWRNRLDPKYYLLTVTPYEVKVAKCELTREVTIQVTAVLLILALVVYIQYYNTRSYRHLSDKQV, from the exons ATGCGATCAATTTATAAACGAAG ATGGCCTACCgtagacaaaaatattatgaagaaCGAAAAGCCAGTTTATGCCATGGTTCTTGCAGACATTCATCTCCTGGGTTCAAAAAACGGACATTGGTTAGACAAAGAGCGGCGAGAGTGGCAAATGCATCGCGCATTTCAAACTGCTATGACCTTACATAATCCTGAACtggtatttattttag GTGACATATTTGATGAGGGAAACTGGAGTTCTCAAAAGGAGTTTAATGAATATGTGGaaaggtttaaaaaattatttgaaattccCAAAGGCACTACTTTGTACGTGGTAGCTGGAAATCATGACATAGGCTTTCATTATAA GATAACTCCACAATTATCAAATAGGTTTGAAGTTGAGCTTAATGCACCACCAGTCAGGTTAATTAGTATCAGAGGAAATCATTTCATTCTCATTAATTCTATGGCCATGGAGGGTGATGGATGTAGTCTATGCTCGAGAGCAGTTGCAGAGCTTGAGAAAATTGCAG ATACCCTCAAGTGCAGTAGCGGGTCAACATTATGTAAAGGAAAAACGAAGGTAGCAAAGTATAGCAGACCAATATTGATGCAA CATTACCCACTATACAGAGAATCAGATAGCGTATGTACTGAGTCAGACGCACCTTTATCCAGAAGAAATCTCTTCGAAGAACGTTGGGATTGTCTTTCAAAAGAGTCCACTGAGTATCTCATTGAGAGTTTATTGCCTCGAGCGGCGTTTGGTGCGCATACGCACAATAGTTGTTTGATACGTCACAGTTTAGTGCCCAGACCGGAGCATAAAATAGAGTTTGTTGAATATACAGTACCTTCGTTTTCGTGGAGGAATAGATTGGATCCGAAGTATTATTTG cTAACCGTAACCCCGTACGAGGTAAAGGTGGCCAAGTGCGAGTTGACCCGAGAGGTAACAATTCAGGTCACGGCTGTGCTCCTAATTCTTGCTCTAGTCGTCTATATACAATACTACAATACGAGGTCTTACAGGCATCT
- the LOC125056159 gene encoding metallophosphoesterase 1 homolog isoform X3, with protein sequence MKNEKPVYAMVLADIHLLGSKNGHWLDKERREWQMHRAFQTAMTLHNPELVFILGDIFDEGNWSSQKEFNEYVERFKKLFEIPKGTTLYVVAGNHDIGFHYKITPQLSNRFEVELNAPPVRLISIRGNHFILINSMAMEGDGCSLCSRAVAELEKIADTLKCSSGSTLCKGKTKVAKYSRPILMQHYPLYRESDSVCTESDAPLSRRNLFEERWDCLSKESTEYLIESLLPRAAFGAHTHNSCLIRHSLVPRPEHKIEFVEYTVPSFSWRNRLDPKYYLLTVTPYEVKVAKCELTREVTIQVTAVLLILALVVYIQYYNTRSYRHLSDKQV encoded by the exons atgaagaaCGAAAAGCCAGTTTATGCCATGGTTCTTGCAGACATTCATCTCCTGGGTTCAAAAAACGGACATTGGTTAGACAAAGAGCGGCGAGAGTGGCAAATGCATCGCGCATTTCAAACTGCTATGACCTTACATAATCCTGAACtggtatttattttag GTGACATATTTGATGAGGGAAACTGGAGTTCTCAAAAGGAGTTTAATGAATATGTGGaaaggtttaaaaaattatttgaaattccCAAAGGCACTACTTTGTACGTGGTAGCTGGAAATCATGACATAGGCTTTCATTATAA GATAACTCCACAATTATCAAATAGGTTTGAAGTTGAGCTTAATGCACCACCAGTCAGGTTAATTAGTATCAGAGGAAATCATTTCATTCTCATTAATTCTATGGCCATGGAGGGTGATGGATGTAGTCTATGCTCGAGAGCAGTTGCAGAGCTTGAGAAAATTGCAG ATACCCTCAAGTGCAGTAGCGGGTCAACATTATGTAAAGGAAAAACGAAGGTAGCAAAGTATAGCAGACCAATATTGATGCAA CATTACCCACTATACAGAGAATCAGATAGCGTATGTACTGAGTCAGACGCACCTTTATCCAGAAGAAATCTCTTCGAAGAACGTTGGGATTGTCTTTCAAAAGAGTCCACTGAGTATCTCATTGAGAGTTTATTGCCTCGAGCGGCGTTTGGTGCGCATACGCACAATAGTTGTTTGATACGTCACAGTTTAGTGCCCAGACCGGAGCATAAAATAGAGTTTGTTGAATATACAGTACCTTCGTTTTCGTGGAGGAATAGATTGGATCCGAAGTATTATTTG cTAACCGTAACCCCGTACGAGGTAAAGGTGGCCAAGTGCGAGTTGACCCGAGAGGTAACAATTCAGGTCACGGCTGTGCTCCTAATTCTTGCTCTAGTCGTCTATATACAATACTACAATACGAGGTCTTACAGGCATCT
- the LOC125056159 gene encoding metallophosphoesterase 1 homolog isoform X4: MHRAFQTAMTLHNPELVFILGDIFDEGNWSSQKEFNEYVERFKKLFEIPKGTTLYVVAGNHDIGFHYKITPQLSNRFEVELNAPPVRLISIRGNHFILINSMAMEGDGCSLCSRAVAELEKIADTLKCSSGSTLCKGKTKVAKYSRPILMQHYPLYRESDSVCTESDAPLSRRNLFEERWDCLSKESTEYLIESLLPRAAFGAHTHNSCLIRHSLVPRPEHKIEFVEYTVPSFSWRNRLDPKYYLLTVTPYEVKVAKCELTREVTIQVTAVLLILALVVYIQYYNTRSYRHLSDKQV, encoded by the exons ATGCATCGCGCATTTCAAACTGCTATGACCTTACATAATCCTGAACtggtatttattttag GTGACATATTTGATGAGGGAAACTGGAGTTCTCAAAAGGAGTTTAATGAATATGTGGaaaggtttaaaaaattatttgaaattccCAAAGGCACTACTTTGTACGTGGTAGCTGGAAATCATGACATAGGCTTTCATTATAA GATAACTCCACAATTATCAAATAGGTTTGAAGTTGAGCTTAATGCACCACCAGTCAGGTTAATTAGTATCAGAGGAAATCATTTCATTCTCATTAATTCTATGGCCATGGAGGGTGATGGATGTAGTCTATGCTCGAGAGCAGTTGCAGAGCTTGAGAAAATTGCAG ATACCCTCAAGTGCAGTAGCGGGTCAACATTATGTAAAGGAAAAACGAAGGTAGCAAAGTATAGCAGACCAATATTGATGCAA CATTACCCACTATACAGAGAATCAGATAGCGTATGTACTGAGTCAGACGCACCTTTATCCAGAAGAAATCTCTTCGAAGAACGTTGGGATTGTCTTTCAAAAGAGTCCACTGAGTATCTCATTGAGAGTTTATTGCCTCGAGCGGCGTTTGGTGCGCATACGCACAATAGTTGTTTGATACGTCACAGTTTAGTGCCCAGACCGGAGCATAAAATAGAGTTTGTTGAATATACAGTACCTTCGTTTTCGTGGAGGAATAGATTGGATCCGAAGTATTATTTG cTAACCGTAACCCCGTACGAGGTAAAGGTGGCCAAGTGCGAGTTGACCCGAGAGGTAACAATTCAGGTCACGGCTGTGCTCCTAATTCTTGCTCTAGTCGTCTATATACAATACTACAATACGAGGTCTTACAGGCATCT
- the LOC125056159 gene encoding metallophosphoesterase 1-like isoform X6 has translation MAMEGDGCSLCSRAVAELEKIADTLKCSSGSTLCKGKTKVAKYSRPILMQHYPLYRESDSVCTESDAPLSRRNLFEERWDCLSKESTEYLIESLLPRAAFGAHTHNSCLIRHSLVPRPEHKIEFVEYTVPSFSWRNRLDPKYYLLTVTPYEVKVAKCELTREVTIQVTAVLLILALVVYIQYYNTRSYRHLSDKQV, from the exons ATGGCCATGGAGGGTGATGGATGTAGTCTATGCTCGAGAGCAGTTGCAGAGCTTGAGAAAATTGCAG ATACCCTCAAGTGCAGTAGCGGGTCAACATTATGTAAAGGAAAAACGAAGGTAGCAAAGTATAGCAGACCAATATTGATGCAA CATTACCCACTATACAGAGAATCAGATAGCGTATGTACTGAGTCAGACGCACCTTTATCCAGAAGAAATCTCTTCGAAGAACGTTGGGATTGTCTTTCAAAAGAGTCCACTGAGTATCTCATTGAGAGTTTATTGCCTCGAGCGGCGTTTGGTGCGCATACGCACAATAGTTGTTTGATACGTCACAGTTTAGTGCCCAGACCGGAGCATAAAATAGAGTTTGTTGAATATACAGTACCTTCGTTTTCGTGGAGGAATAGATTGGATCCGAAGTATTATTTG cTAACCGTAACCCCGTACGAGGTAAAGGTGGCCAAGTGCGAGTTGACCCGAGAGGTAACAATTCAGGTCACGGCTGTGCTCCTAATTCTTGCTCTAGTCGTCTATATACAATACTACAATACGAGGTCTTACAGGCATCT